Proteins encoded within one genomic window of Geotalea daltonii FRC-32:
- a CDS encoding ABC transporter permease: MKRFVTIANLLFIVLVGTLFLAANKGIPDHLLIVTLAVELIYLVRVTFDGDEKGGSSAGDVASIIYLFLLLWFLVTGKSALLDKMLFPQPEPVLELFVAELPDMLKGLVNSLILLVSGYLLALITGVPLGLLIGWRGRLFRAVNPFTKVLGPIPPIVYIPYAIALLPSFRAASIFVIFIGAFWPIFINTVNGVFNIPKGLIDSARVLNLRETTLLFRVILPGAMPSICTGATLALVFSLVLLTAAELIGANSGIGWYVKNFADFADYQRVIVGIIFISLVVTGITWGTERLERRLLRWRN, translated from the coding sequence CAAATAAGGGCATTCCCGACCACCTTCTGATTGTAACACTTGCCGTAGAGCTGATCTACCTGGTGCGTGTTACCTTCGACGGTGATGAAAAAGGGGGGAGCAGTGCCGGAGATGTTGCATCCATAATCTACCTGTTCCTTTTGCTCTGGTTTTTGGTCACCGGGAAGTCGGCGCTGCTGGACAAGATGCTCTTCCCACAACCTGAGCCGGTGCTGGAACTCTTTGTGGCCGAACTGCCGGACATGCTGAAGGGACTAGTCAACTCCCTGATCCTTCTGGTCAGCGGTTACCTGCTGGCACTGATTACAGGGGTTCCCTTGGGGCTCCTTATCGGCTGGCGCGGTAGACTCTTTCGGGCGGTCAATCCCTTCACCAAGGTGCTGGGGCCGATCCCTCCCATCGTCTACATACCCTATGCCATTGCCTTGTTGCCCAGCTTTCGCGCCGCATCCATCTTCGTCATCTTCATCGGCGCCTTCTGGCCGATCTTCATCAATACCGTTAATGGCGTGTTCAACATACCCAAGGGGCTGATCGATTCGGCCCGGGTGCTCAATCTGCGGGAGACGACGCTGCTGTTCCGGGTAATCCTGCCCGGCGCCATGCCTTCCATATGCACCGGGGCAACCCTGGCACTCGTATTCTCGCTGGTCCTTCTTACTGCCGCCGAGTTGATTGGCGCCAATTCCGGCATCGGCTGGTATGTGAAGAACTTCGCCGATTTCGCCGATTACCAGCGGGTCATTGTCGGCATCATCTTCATCAGCCTGGTGGTGACAGGCATTACCTGGGGGACGGAGCGGCTGGAGCGGCGGCTGTTGCGCTGGAGAAATTGA
- a CDS encoding ABC transporter substrate-binding protein: MNHLKKLAQAALALTFAVTLASPATAANRPTLKVGYAPGGGSVLTFIAKDQKLFEKEGIEVELVQFASSADGLNALNSGKVDVGISFGTAGPLTFISKGSDFTIIGGHLSGGHPVLALPAKAGQFKSIRDFKGKTVATPRIYTADIVWRGALKRAGLDPNKDVKIIELKNPSAVLEAVKAGKVDAGIGASSVLVKARESGVAIVGWSNDYFPNHPCCRIVAKGKAVKENPEAYRAFLRAVLQAEKLKAANPRLAVEENKKFLGMDESMAKEFTLEPHQHVQADPDKKGVKQMWEDMKSIDYLQTDLDVNRHINVELYRDALNELLRRNPKDKYFKNAKKIFARQNL; the protein is encoded by the coding sequence ATGAATCATTTAAAGAAACTTGCACAGGCGGCTCTGGCCTTGACGTTCGCCGTTACATTGGCCAGTCCGGCAACGGCAGCAAACAGGCCGACACTCAAGGTTGGCTACGCCCCTGGCGGCGGCAGCGTTCTGACCTTTATTGCCAAGGATCAGAAGCTGTTCGAAAAAGAAGGGATAGAAGTGGAACTGGTTCAGTTCGCCAGCTCCGCGGACGGGCTCAATGCCCTTAACAGCGGCAAAGTGGATGTGGGGATTTCCTTTGGCACCGCAGGCCCCCTGACGTTCATTTCCAAGGGTTCCGACTTTACCATTATCGGCGGCCACCTCTCGGGCGGTCATCCGGTTCTCGCTTTGCCGGCCAAAGCCGGACAATTCAAGTCCATCAGGGATTTCAAGGGTAAGACCGTGGCCACTCCCCGTATTTATACTGCCGACATCGTCTGGCGCGGCGCCCTCAAACGAGCCGGTCTGGATCCCAACAAAGATGTGAAGATTATCGAGCTGAAGAATCCATCTGCCGTTCTCGAGGCGGTAAAGGCGGGCAAGGTGGACGCCGGTATCGGCGCTTCTTCAGTGCTGGTAAAGGCCAGGGAATCCGGTGTGGCCATAGTGGGCTGGAGCAATGATTACTTCCCAAACCACCCCTGCTGCAGGATCGTGGCCAAAGGAAAGGCGGTCAAGGAAAACCCCGAAGCTTACCGTGCTTTCTTGCGGGCGGTTCTCCAGGCGGAAAAACTGAAGGCCGCAAACCCACGATTGGCAGTGGAGGAGAATAAGAAGTTCCTGGGCATGGATGAAAGCATGGCGAAGGAATTTACCCTGGAACCGCACCAGCATGTTCAAGCCGACCCCGACAAAAAAGGTGTCAAGCAGATGTGGGAGGACATGAAGTCCATCGACTACCTGCAGACCGATCTGGATGTCAATCGCCACATCAATGTCGAGTTGTACCGCGACGCCTTGAATGAGCTTTTGCGTCGCAACCCCAAGGACAAATACTTCAAGAATGCAAAAAAGATCTTTGCCAGGCAGAACCTATAG
- a CDS encoding ABC transporter permease: MTIIKKYGGSIALLVLLMALFEIATDLTGWLEPVLFPGLVKILPELKRSFPKLLQGLVNSFGLLLPSYALALVLGIGGGLLVGFCGRLRTILMPIFRGVSPIPPTMLIPYAIAILPTFWLSSAFIIFAGAFWPILMGTIHGVTLLEERYLDNASALGLGGFRLMRKVIFPGALPMIFSGAGMALVFSFILLTVAEMFGAKAGMGHFIQYYADFSDYPKVLAGMLFMSLVIVLIMELFDLLQKRLLHWTGKR, translated from the coding sequence ATGACGATCATTAAAAAATATGGCGGATCAATCGCTCTGCTGGTGCTGCTGATGGCGCTTTTCGAGATAGCCACCGACCTGACCGGCTGGCTTGAGCCGGTCCTCTTTCCCGGATTGGTTAAAATCCTGCCTGAACTGAAGCGGTCTTTTCCCAAGCTTTTGCAGGGACTGGTGAACTCCTTCGGGCTGCTCCTTCCCAGTTATGCCCTGGCCCTGGTGCTCGGCATCGGGGGTGGCCTGCTGGTGGGCTTTTGCGGGAGGCTCAGGACAATTCTGATGCCGATCTTCCGGGGCGTCAGCCCGATCCCCCCGACCATGCTGATTCCTTATGCCATAGCGATTCTGCCAACTTTCTGGCTGTCTTCGGCCTTCATCATCTTTGCCGGGGCCTTCTGGCCGATCCTGATGGGGACCATCCACGGAGTTACGCTATTGGAGGAACGCTATCTTGATAACGCCAGCGCTTTGGGGTTGGGCGGTTTCCGGCTGATGAGAAAAGTCATCTTCCCCGGTGCCCTGCCGATGATTTTCAGCGGCGCCGGCATGGCGCTGGTTTTCAGCTTCATCCTGCTGACCGTGGCGGAGATGTTCGGCGCCAAAGCCGGGATGGGGCACTTTATCCAATATTACGCCGATTTTTCCGATTACCCGAAGGTGTTGGCCGGCATGCTCTTCATGTCATTGGTCATCGTGCTGATAATGGAACTGTTCGACCTGCTCCAGAAGCGCCTTCTCCATTGGACCGGCAAAAGATAG
- a CDS encoding epoxyqueuosine reductase — MLPQGDHNSLFINEIPKWGEPYPNILNRQSVLECLTDYLLQVNYRGYRPDPRKVLAVRQSDRTATLRNASAPIRQEVYYFIEGEIFPKEGTTRMKVGQSPSELAEELLVQHYERLYIWVAYDFTKGSPPGFRKPFDNPLIIKGSSCPNPEQVNRRQAPEGVNPRFFLPDPLAANIGDGGISPDVALDEIASFVTDLVKRDFRNALPEGDNPPIWDEPLIGIASATDPLFERFQDPEVVGPCHRFPEEWLPGARSVISVFLPFTGHISENYSRSQRYSAVEFSSGKWNGSKFLNVVRRALVRFAESHGASAVAPNIDPRYDSDGWLPFWSERHAALAAGLGTFGLHQNFISEKGAFGRLCSVVTTLNLKPTERRYTEVYGYCLYAFDGSCRACINRCPTGAITDAGKIPGRCETHGNKEHLKDWNYGSCGHCSTWIPCSRGIPAKIRKTL, encoded by the coding sequence ATGCTACCGCAAGGCGATCACAATTCACTGTTTATCAACGAGATTCCCAAATGGGGGGAGCCATATCCCAACATCCTGAACCGGCAGTCGGTCCTTGAATGCCTGACCGATTACCTCCTCCAGGTGAACTACCGGGGATACAGGCCAGACCCTCGCAAAGTGCTGGCGGTAAGGCAATCTGACCGGACGGCGACCCTGCGTAACGCCTCTGCTCCCATTCGCCAGGAGGTTTACTACTTCATCGAGGGGGAGATCTTCCCCAAGGAAGGAACCACCCGGATGAAAGTGGGACAGTCACCGTCAGAGCTTGCCGAGGAACTACTGGTACAGCATTATGAGCGGCTTTACATCTGGGTCGCTTATGACTTTACCAAGGGGTCGCCCCCCGGCTTCAGAAAGCCATTCGACAATCCCTTGATCATCAAAGGTTCATCGTGCCCGAATCCTGAACAGGTCAATAGACGTCAGGCGCCGGAAGGGGTTAACCCGCGATTTTTCCTTCCCGACCCTCTAGCGGCCAATATTGGTGATGGGGGTATCAGCCCCGATGTTGCCCTGGATGAGATCGCCAGCTTTGTGACGGACCTGGTGAAGAGGGATTTCCGCAATGCCTTGCCGGAGGGGGACAACCCCCCTATCTGGGACGAGCCGCTCATTGGTATAGCCTCAGCCACCGATCCTCTTTTCGAGCGGTTCCAGGACCCTGAGGTGGTTGGCCCCTGTCACCGTTTCCCCGAGGAATGGCTGCCGGGCGCCCGCTCGGTCATCAGCGTCTTCCTGCCGTTTACCGGGCATATTTCGGAGAACTACAGCAGGAGCCAGCGTTATTCGGCGGTGGAATTCTCATCGGGCAAATGGAACGGTTCCAAGTTCCTCAATGTGGTGCGCAGGGCCTTGGTCCGCTTTGCCGAAAGCCATGGGGCAAGCGCCGTCGCCCCCAACATCGATCCCCGCTATGACTCTGACGGCTGGCTGCCGTTCTGGTCCGAGCGCCATGCCGCCCTTGCCGCCGGCTTAGGTACCTTCGGCCTGCATCAGAACTTCATCAGCGAAAAGGGTGCTTTTGGCCGCCTCTGCAGCGTGGTCACCACCCTTAATCTCAAACCGACGGAACGCCGCTACACGGAAGTGTATGGCTACTGTCTCTATGCTTTTGACGGTAGCTGCCGGGCCTGCATCAACCGCTGCCCGACGGGGGCGATCACCGATGCCGGGAAAATACCGGGAAGATGCGAGACCCATGGTAACAAGGAGCA